AGCAAGAGCGACGTCGTGCCGGCGATCGAGATGGCGGTGTCGCGGTTCAACGAGATGCGGACGCTGGAGAAGGAGATCGCGGATCTCACGCTGAGGCTGGAGACCCGCAAGCTCGTCGACCGTGCCAAGTCGGTCCTGCAGACGGAGTACGGCCTGTCCGAGCCCGCCGCGTTCCGGTGGATCCAGAAGACGTCGATGGACCGGCGCATGTCCATGCAGCAGGTCGCGGAGGCGGTCATCGCGGACGCCGAGGAGAAGAAGGCTGCCAAGGGCTGACGCGGCCACAGGCGGGCGTACGACGTACGAGGAGGCCCGCACCCCCGGTCGGGGGTGCGGGCCTCCTCGTACGTGCCGTCGGGGGACTCAGTCCTCGCCGAGGTACGCCTTACGTACCGACTCGTCGTGGATCAGGTCCTGGCCGGTGCCGGAGAGGACGATGTTGCCGACCTCCATGACGTGTCCCTGGTCGGCCAGGGAGAGAGCCGCCTGGGCGTTCTGCTCGACCAGCAGGATCGTCGTACCCGTGGACTTGAGTTCGACGATGGTGGCCATGATCTTCTGCATCATGATCGGGGAGAGGCCCATGGAGGGCTCGTCGAGCATGAGCAGTTTGGGCTGGGACATCAGGGCGCGGCCCATGGCCAGCATCTGCTGTTCGCCGCCGGAGAGGGTTCCTGCGGCCTGCTTCCTGCGTTCCCCGAGGATGGGGAAGAGGTCGTAGGCGCGTTGGATGTCCTTCTCGATGGCTTCCTTGTCCTTGCGGAGGAAGGCGCCGAGCTGGAGGTTCTCGGCGATGGTGAGGCGGGGGAAGATGTGCCGGCCCTCGGGGGAGTGGGCGAGCCCGAGGGAGACGATCTTGTGGGCGGGGACGCCGTTGAGCGGCTTGCCGTCGAACAGGATCTTGCCGGAGGTGGGCTGGAGCAGGCCGGAGAGGGTGCGCAGGGTGGTCGTCTTGCCGGCGCCGTTGGTGCCGATGAGGGTGACGACCTGGCCGGCCTCCACGCTGAAGGAGATGCCCTTGACGGCTTCGATCTTGCCGTAGGAGACCCTCAGGTCCTCGACTTCGAGGAGTGCGGTCACTGGCCTTCTCCCTTGGTGCTGGTGGTGCTTGTCGCGTCCTTGGCGGCTTCGGCGGCCTCGACCTCTGCGGCTTCCGCCTGGCCGGGGTCGCCTTCGAAGGGTTCGCCGAGGTAGGCGGCGATGACGCGTTCGTCGGCCTGGACGACCTCGGAGGTGCCCTCGACGAGCTTCTCGCCCTGGACGAGGACGGCGACCCGGTCGCTGAGGTTGAAGACGAAGCGCATGTCGTGCTCGATGAGGAGGACGGCGATGCCCTTGTCGCGGATCGCGAAGACCA
The DNA window shown above is from Streptomyces sp. NBC_01451 and carries:
- a CDS encoding ABC transporter ATP-binding protein; this encodes MTALLEVEDLRVSYGKIEAVKGISFSVEAGQVVTLIGTNGAGKTTTLRTLSGLLQPTSGKILFDGKPLNGVPAHKIVSLGLAHSPEGRHIFPRLTIAENLQLGAFLRKDKEAIEKDIQRAYDLFPILGERRKQAAGTLSGGEQQMLAMGRALMSQPKLLMLDEPSMGLSPIMMQKIMATIVELKSTGTTILLVEQNAQAALSLADQGHVMEVGNIVLSGTGQDLIHDESVRKAYLGED